From Oscillospiraceae bacterium CM, a single genomic window includes:
- a CDS encoding type II secretion system F family protein, whose amino-acid sequence MAAYIYTAVDRSGRNRKGTIEADTKERAREMLKNDGLVALAVNDQNLLNKEITFDIGGKPKSRDMSIFCRQFVSIVGAGVTIIEALGMLSEQTENKMLKKAILETKLAVEKGESLAEAMRQNEKVFSGMLITMVEAGEASGSLEVSFTRMADQFEKEARLKALIKKASIYPAVVAVVAVAVVIAMLTFVVPTFQQMFADLGTKLPAITLFVVALSKFMQSYWYIVVLTIILLVVFLNYFKTTDAGMRVFGKIAMKLPLFGKLTVKTASSRLARTLSTLLAAGLPLINALEITANTMTNIFFKEAILNAKEDVTMGTSLSEPLVRGGLFPPLVCHMLKIGEESGNIEAMLSKLADYYDEEVEIATQSLMAALEPAIIIFLAGVIGTIIISVILPMAQMYSGLQNI is encoded by the coding sequence TTGGCAGCATATATCTATACGGCGGTTGACCGGTCCGGCAGAAACCGCAAGGGAACGATCGAGGCGGACACGAAAGAACGCGCCCGCGAGATGTTAAAAAACGACGGCCTTGTCGCGCTTGCCGTCAATGACCAAAACCTTTTAAATAAGGAAATCACTTTTGATATCGGCGGCAAGCCAAAGTCGCGCGATATGAGCATCTTTTGCCGCCAGTTTGTCAGTATTGTCGGCGCGGGCGTGACGATTATCGAAGCGCTTGGCATGCTCTCGGAGCAGACAGAGAACAAAATGCTTAAAAAGGCGATTTTGGAGACAAAGCTCGCCGTCGAAAAGGGCGAATCACTGGCAGAGGCCATGCGCCAGAATGAAAAGGTCTTTTCCGGCATGCTCATCACAATGGTTGAGGCAGGCGAAGCCTCCGGCAGTCTGGAGGTCTCCTTCACACGGATGGCCGATCAGTTTGAAAAGGAAGCGCGGCTCAAAGCGCTCATTAAAAAGGCGTCTATTTACCCGGCCGTTGTCGCCGTTGTCGCCGTTGCCGTTGTTATTGCGATGCTGACCTTTGTGGTGCCAACATTTCAGCAGATGTTTGCCGACCTCGGCACGAAGCTTCCGGCGATTACACTTTTTGTCGTCGCGCTGAGCAAATTCATGCAGAGCTACTGGTATATCGTTGTTTTAACAATTATTTTGCTCGTCGTCTTTCTCAACTATTTTAAAACGACGGACGCAGGGATGCGCGTTTTTGGTAAAATCGCGATGAAGCTGCCGCTATTCGGCAAGCTGACGGTTAAAACGGCGTCGTCCCGCCTGGCCAGAACGCTATCAACGCTTTTGGCGGCCGGTCTGCCGCTCATTAACGCTTTGGAAATCACCGCCAACACGATGACAAACATCTTTTTCAAAGAGGCTATTTTAAACGCCAAGGAAGACGTCACCATGGGCACATCACTTTCGGAGCCACTTGTGCGCGGCGGCCTTTTTCCACCGCTCGTGTGCCACATGCTCAAAATAGGCGAGGAATCCGGCAATATTGAGGCGATGCTCTCAAAACTCGCCGATTATTATGACGAGGAGGTTGAAATCGCCACACAATCGCTGATGGCAGCCTTAGAGCCGGCAATTATCATCTTTCTGGCAGGCGTTATCGGGACGATCATTATTTCAGTGATCCTGCCGATGGCGCAGATGTACAGCGGACTGCAGAACATTTAA